A section of the Amycolatopsis sp. AA4 genome encodes:
- a CDS encoding VWA domain-containing protein: MNTEVADPLAGYAGFAAALREAGVACDARRVQAYLSAVAQVDVARPTQLYWVGRLTLCSDPDDLPRYEEAFARWFEGDDSPKATSGTPARKQARIAPLVAAAGDGDSTQESHDTLRVAASEHEVLRHRDLAELTKAERAHLRELLATLRPVLPRRRAARRTPAHRGALDPARTLRAMLASGGEPVRLAHHRRGTRARKVVLLIDVSGSMSPYADALLRFAHVVARAAPMSVEVFTLGTRMTRVSRQLRQRDPEQAMLAAGTAVPDFAGGTRLGETLRVFLDRWGQRGFARRAVVTVFSDGWERGDVSLLAEQLGRLRRLAHAVFWVNPHAGREGYAPVQSGIVAALPHIDRLLAGHSLATLERLLGEIADA, encoded by the coding sequence ATGAACACCGAAGTCGCTGACCCGCTTGCTGGTTACGCGGGGTTCGCGGCGGCGTTGCGGGAGGCGGGCGTCGCGTGTGACGCGCGGCGGGTGCAGGCTTATCTGTCCGCGGTGGCACAGGTCGATGTCGCTCGGCCGACGCAGTTGTACTGGGTCGGGCGGCTGACGCTCTGCTCCGACCCCGACGACCTGCCTCGGTACGAGGAAGCCTTCGCGCGGTGGTTCGAAGGGGACGACAGTCCGAAGGCGACGTCCGGGACTCCGGCGCGCAAGCAGGCCCGGATCGCTCCGCTCGTCGCGGCGGCCGGCGACGGGGACAGCACCCAGGAATCTCACGACACGCTCCGGGTCGCGGCCAGCGAGCACGAGGTTCTCCGGCATCGGGATCTCGCCGAGCTGACCAAGGCCGAGCGGGCGCATTTGCGGGAGTTGCTGGCGACGTTGCGTCCAGTGCTGCCCCGGCGGCGGGCGGCGCGGCGGACGCCCGCGCATCGTGGTGCGCTCGATCCGGCGCGGACACTGCGGGCGATGCTCGCGTCCGGCGGCGAGCCGGTTCGGCTGGCGCATCATCGGCGGGGGACGCGGGCGCGGAAAGTTGTCTTGCTGATCGACGTTTCCGGCTCGATGAGTCCGTACGCGGACGCGTTGCTGCGGTTCGCGCACGTCGTCGCGCGGGCGGCTCCGATGTCGGTCGAGGTGTTCACGCTGGGTACTCGGATGACGCGAGTGTCCCGGCAGCTCCGGCAGCGCGATCCGGAGCAGGCGATGCTCGCCGCGGGCACTGCCGTGCCCGATTTCGCTGGTGGGACGCGGCTTGGCGAGACGCTGCGGGTTTTTCTCGACCGCTGGGGGCAACGCGGGTTCGCGCGACGCGCGGTAGTCACCGTGTTCTCGGACGGGTGGGAGCGCGGCGACGTCAGCCTGCTGGCCGAGCAGCTTGGCCGGCTGCGCCGTCTCGCGCACGCCGTATTCTGGGTGAATCCGCACGCAGGGCGCGAGGGTTATGCTCCCGTCCAATCCGGCATCGTGGCCGCCCTGCCGCACATCGACCGGTTGCTGGCCGGGCACAGCCTGGCGACGTTGGAACGACTCCTCGGGGAGATTGCCGATGCGTGA
- a CDS encoding XdhC/CoxI family protein, protein MRDVLDDVYRRWQAGETVGLGTVVATFSSAPRAPGASMMVAPDGTVVGSVSGGCVEGAVYELANEVVAERKPVLQRYGVSDDDAFAVGLTCGGIIDIYVEPVDRESMPELERVVESVRSGEPVAVVTIVEHETPGLVGEHMIVWPDRVEGSLGSSRMDDAVADDARGLLAAGRTGTLHYGPDGQRRGEGMAVFVNSFEPPPRLLVFGAIDFAAAMARMGAYLGYQVTVCDARPVFATSSRFPEAHDVVVDWPHRYLKAEAEAGRIDARTAIAVLTHDPKFDVPLLEVALRLDVGYVGAMGSRKTHDDRFARLREAGITEGELERLSSPIGLDLGARTPEETAVSIAAEIIALRWSGTGRRLAALSGRIHS, encoded by the coding sequence ATGCGTGACGTACTGGACGACGTGTACCGCCGCTGGCAGGCGGGCGAAACGGTCGGGCTCGGCACGGTGGTGGCCACGTTTTCGTCGGCGCCGCGGGCACCGGGCGCTTCGATGATGGTCGCGCCGGACGGCACGGTCGTCGGAAGCGTGTCCGGCGGCTGCGTCGAAGGCGCGGTGTACGAGCTGGCCAACGAGGTCGTCGCCGAGCGGAAGCCGGTTTTGCAGCGCTACGGCGTCAGCGACGACGACGCCTTCGCGGTCGGGCTGACCTGCGGCGGGATCATCGACATCTACGTCGAACCGGTGGACCGCGAATCGATGCCGGAACTGGAGCGCGTCGTCGAATCGGTGCGCAGCGGCGAGCCGGTCGCGGTGGTCACGATCGTGGAGCACGAGACGCCGGGGCTGGTCGGCGAGCACATGATCGTGTGGCCGGACCGGGTCGAGGGGTCCCTTGGCTCGTCCCGGATGGACGATGCGGTCGCGGACGACGCGCGCGGGCTTCTCGCCGCGGGACGCACCGGGACGCTCCATTACGGACCGGACGGGCAGCGGCGCGGCGAGGGCATGGCTGTCTTCGTGAATTCCTTTGAGCCGCCGCCGCGACTGCTGGTGTTCGGCGCGATTGATTTCGCCGCCGCAATGGCACGGATGGGTGCTTATCTCGGGTATCAGGTGACGGTCTGCGACGCGCGTCCGGTGTTCGCGACCAGCAGCCGGTTCCCGGAGGCGCACGACGTGGTCGTCGACTGGCCGCACCGGTACCTGAAGGCGGAGGCCGAAGCGGGCCGGATCGACGCGCGGACGGCGATCGCGGTCCTCACGCACGACCCGAAGTTCGACGTACCGCTGCTGGAGGTCGCGCTGCGGCTCGACGTCGGGTACGTCGGCGCGATGGGTTCCCGCAAAACGCACGACGACCGGTTCGCGCGGCTTCGCGAGGCCGGGATCACCGAGGGCGAGCTGGAACGCCTGTCGTCGCCGATCGGCCTCGACCTCGGCGCGCGCACGCCGGAGGAAACGGCGGTGTCGATCGCGGCGGAGATCATCGCCCTGCGCTGGAGCGGAACCGGGCGGCGGCTGGCGGCGTTGAGCGGGCGGATTCACAGCTAA
- a CDS encoding (2Fe-2S)-binding protein — protein sequence MRITVTVDGTKYTDDVEPRTLLVHYLRERVGKVGTVVGCDTSNCGACTVHLDGHSVKSCSVLAVQADGCEVTTIEGLARDGQLHPVQQAFHDNHALQCGFCTPGMIMQSIDLLADNPDPDEQAVREGLEGNLCRCTGYQNIVKAVRDAAKHMSPGAGPDAEKIEQANHVGVGGE from the coding sequence ATGCGCATCACCGTCACTGTCGACGGCACGAAATACACCGATGACGTCGAGCCGCGCACCCTGCTCGTCCATTATTTACGGGAACGCGTCGGGAAGGTGGGCACCGTCGTCGGGTGCGACACCAGCAACTGCGGCGCGTGCACCGTCCATCTCGACGGGCACAGCGTGAAATCCTGTTCCGTCCTCGCCGTGCAGGCCGACGGATGCGAGGTCACCACCATCGAGGGGCTGGCCCGCGACGGGCAGTTGCACCCCGTCCAGCAAGCGTTCCACGACAATCACGCCCTGCAGTGCGGGTTCTGCACGCCGGGCATGATCATGCAGTCCATCGACCTGCTCGCGGACAACCCGGACCCGGACGAGCAGGCCGTGCGCGAGGGGCTCGAGGGCAATCTTTGCCGCTGCACCGGGTACCAGAACATCGTGAAAGCGGTTCGCGACGCGGCGAAGCACATGAGTCCTGGTGCGGGGCCGGACGCCGAGAAGATCGAGCAGGCCAATCACGTCGGCGTGGGTGGTGAATGA
- a CDS encoding xanthine dehydrogenase family protein molybdopterin-binding subunit has translation MTATIEPEVGKSRRRKEDERLITGRTRWTDNIALPGMLHLAVLRSPFAHAKIVSIDTSAAKGLPGVVAVYTAADLDPEGAIGMPCAWPITPDMAAPRRPVLAADRVNFAGEGVAVVVARSSAEAHDALEAIEVEYDELPPVLDLEAALAEDAPLVHEELGSNKNAFWVFDSAEAGTGGNVEEALSSSEVVLKRRFRQQRLVPAFMEPRACVVDPTGAQLTMWSATQVPHILRVMSALTLGIPEHRLRVIAPDVGGGFGGKIGVLPEEMMTVLVANKLGKPVKWNESRSETMLAAHHGRDQIQDITISAKADGTVTGLKVELLANLGAYNGLVGPGVPILGAFMFNAIYKIPAYHFACTNVFTTTTLTDAYRGAGRPEATFAIERIMDELADELGMDPIELREKNWIKHEEFPFTTVCGLTYDSGNYEAATEKAKELFGYDALRREQKERRESNDPVQLGIGISTFTEMCGLAPSRVLGSLDYGAGGWEYASLRMLPTGKVEVTTGASAHGQGHETAWSQIVADQLGVPFEDVEVLHGDTQSSHKGLDTYGSRSLVVGGIAIVKAAEKVVAKAKPIAAHLLECSEDDLEFSGGKFTVKGTDSSTTIQDIALAVFAAHNLPDGVEPSLDSDATFDPENFSFPHGTHLCAAEVDTETGRVKLRSYVCVDDVGKVVNPLIVEGQVHGGLAQGIAQALFEEAVHDESGTLTTGTFADYLLPSAADLPSFTTDRTETPSTTNPLGAKGVGEAGTIASTPAVVNAVVDAVRHFGVNDIEMPLTPMRVWNAVRNGTPDAGGPGGEAGGGLGSIDASGGAQ, from the coding sequence ATGACTGCCACGATCGAGCCTGAGGTAGGAAAGTCCCGCCGCCGCAAGGAAGACGAGCGGCTGATCACCGGGCGCACCCGGTGGACGGACAACATCGCCTTGCCGGGGATGCTGCATCTCGCGGTGTTGCGGAGTCCGTTCGCGCACGCCAAGATCGTTTCGATCGACACCTCCGCGGCCAAGGGATTGCCCGGGGTCGTCGCCGTGTACACCGCTGCCGACCTCGACCCCGAGGGCGCGATCGGCATGCCGTGCGCCTGGCCGATCACGCCGGACATGGCCGCGCCGCGACGGCCGGTGCTGGCGGCGGATCGGGTGAATTTCGCGGGGGAGGGCGTGGCCGTGGTGGTCGCCCGGTCGTCCGCGGAGGCGCATGACGCGCTCGAGGCGATCGAGGTCGAGTACGACGAGCTGCCGCCGGTGCTCGACCTGGAAGCCGCGCTCGCCGAGGACGCGCCGCTGGTGCACGAAGAACTCGGCAGCAACAAGAACGCGTTCTGGGTCTTCGACTCGGCCGAGGCCGGGACCGGCGGCAACGTCGAGGAAGCACTGTCCTCTTCGGAGGTCGTGCTGAAGCGGCGGTTCCGCCAGCAGCGGCTGGTGCCCGCGTTCATGGAGCCGCGCGCGTGCGTGGTCGACCCGACCGGCGCGCAGCTGACCATGTGGTCGGCCACCCAGGTGCCGCACATCCTGCGCGTGATGTCCGCGCTGACGCTCGGCATCCCGGAGCACCGGCTGCGCGTGATCGCGCCGGACGTCGGCGGCGGATTCGGCGGCAAGATCGGCGTGCTGCCCGAGGAAATGATGACCGTGCTCGTCGCGAACAAGCTCGGCAAGCCGGTGAAGTGGAACGAATCCCGGTCCGAGACGATGCTCGCCGCGCACCACGGCCGCGACCAGATCCAGGACATCACGATCTCCGCGAAGGCCGACGGGACGGTCACCGGGCTCAAGGTCGAACTGCTCGCCAACCTCGGCGCGTACAACGGCCTGGTCGGGCCGGGCGTGCCGATCCTCGGCGCGTTCATGTTCAACGCGATCTACAAGATCCCGGCCTACCACTTCGCCTGCACCAACGTGTTCACCACGACCACGCTCACCGACGCCTACCGGGGCGCGGGCCGGCCGGAAGCGACGTTCGCGATCGAGCGGATCATGGACGAGCTGGCCGACGAGCTGGGCATGGACCCGATCGAGCTGCGCGAAAAGAACTGGATCAAGCACGAGGAATTCCCGTTCACCACGGTCTGCGGGCTCACCTACGACTCCGGCAACTACGAGGCCGCGACCGAAAAGGCGAAGGAACTCTTCGGCTACGACGCGCTGCGCCGCGAGCAGAAGGAGCGTCGCGAGTCGAACGACCCGGTGCAGCTCGGCATCGGGATCTCGACGTTCACCGAGATGTGCGGGCTCGCGCCGTCGCGGGTGCTGGGTTCGCTCGATTACGGCGCTGGCGGCTGGGAATACGCCTCCCTGCGGATGCTGCCGACCGGCAAGGTCGAGGTGACCACGGGTGCGTCGGCGCACGGCCAGGGGCACGAGACGGCGTGGAGCCAGATCGTGGCCGACCAGCTCGGCGTGCCCTTCGAGGACGTCGAGGTGCTGCACGGCGACACGCAGTCCTCGCACAAGGGCCTCGACACGTACGGCTCGCGTTCGCTGGTCGTCGGCGGCATCGCGATCGTCAAGGCCGCGGAGAAGGTGGTCGCGAAGGCGAAGCCGATCGCCGCGCATTTGCTGGAATGCTCGGAGGACGATCTCGAGTTCTCCGGCGGCAAATTCACCGTGAAGGGCACGGATTCCTCCACCACGATCCAGGACATCGCGCTCGCGGTGTTCGCCGCGCACAACCTGCCGGACGGCGTCGAACCGTCGCTCGATTCCGACGCCACCTTCGACCCGGAGAACTTCTCCTTCCCGCACGGCACCCACCTGTGCGCGGCCGAAGTGGACACTGAAACCGGCCGGGTGAAGCTGCGTTCGTACGTCTGCGTGGACGACGTCGGCAAGGTGGTCAACCCGCTGATCGTGGAAGGCCAGGTGCACGGCGGGCTCGCGCAGGGCATCGCGCAGGCGCTGTTCGAGGAGGCCGTGCACGACGAGAGCGGCACTCTCACCACCGGCACGTTCGCCGACTATCTGCTGCCCTCGGCGGCCGACCTGCCGTCGTTCACCACGGACCGCACGGAAACGCCGTCGACCACGAACCCGTTGGGGGCCAAGGGAGTCGGCGAGGCGGGCACGATCGCCTCGACGCCCGCCGTGGTCAACGCGGTGGTCGACGCCGTGCGCCACTTCGGGGTGAACGACATCGAAATGCCGCTCACGCCGATGCGCGTGTGGAACGCGGTGCGGAACGGCACCCCTGATGCCGGCGGACCCGGCGGCGAGGCCGGCGGCGGTCTCGGTTCGATCGACGCCTCCGGAGGTGCCCAGTGA
- a CDS encoding xanthine dehydrogenase family protein subunit M, with translation MIPAPFDYVAPSTVDEAVRALAEAGEDAKVLAGGQSLLPVLRMRLAAPTTLVDLGKIAELRGVREDGDALVVGAMTTHYDVQRDPLIAEHAALVKEATDTVADPQVRHRGTFGGAIAHADPAGDLLAPVLALDGELVLAGPNGRRTVSAAEFFQDYFTTALAPDELLVEVRLPKHTGWRAHYEKFNRVAQAWSMCAVAATVRTEGGVIEEARVALTNMGATPVRATGVEQALLGAQANAETIRAAAAHAAEGTNPVADGNSDVEYRQHLARVLTGRAVAAAVGA, from the coding sequence GTGATCCCGGCTCCGTTCGACTACGTCGCTCCGTCCACGGTGGACGAAGCTGTGCGGGCGCTCGCCGAGGCGGGCGAGGACGCCAAGGTGCTGGCGGGCGGGCAAAGCCTGCTGCCGGTGCTGCGGATGCGCCTCGCCGCGCCGACCACGCTGGTCGACCTCGGGAAAATCGCCGAACTGCGCGGAGTGCGCGAGGACGGCGACGCGCTCGTGGTCGGTGCGATGACGACGCATTACGACGTCCAGCGCGATCCGTTGATCGCCGAGCACGCCGCGCTGGTGAAGGAGGCGACCGACACCGTCGCGGATCCGCAGGTGCGCCACCGCGGCACGTTCGGCGGCGCGATCGCGCACGCGGACCCGGCAGGCGACCTGCTGGCTCCGGTGCTCGCGCTCGACGGCGAGCTGGTGCTGGCCGGGCCGAACGGGCGGCGCACGGTGTCCGCGGCGGAGTTCTTCCAGGACTACTTCACCACCGCGCTGGCCCCGGACGAACTGCTCGTCGAGGTGCGGCTGCCCAAGCACACCGGCTGGCGGGCGCATTACGAGAAATTCAACCGGGTAGCCCAGGCCTGGTCGATGTGCGCGGTGGCGGCCACCGTGCGCACCGAAGGCGGCGTGATCGAGGAAGCCCGGGTGGCGCTCACGAACATGGGCGCGACCCCCGTCCGGGCGACCGGCGTCGAACAGGCGCTGCTCGGCGCGCAGGCCAACGCGGAAACGATCCGGGCGGCCGCCGCGCACGCGGCCGAGGGCACCAACCCGGTCGCGGACGGCAATTCCGACGTCGAATACCGCCAGCATCTCGCGCGGGTGCTGACCGGGCGTGCCGTCGCGGCGGCGGTGGGCGCCTGA
- a CDS encoding SRPBCC family protein, whose product MRLDHEFTVPAPIGEVWQAVIDPERVAPCMPGASLTKVEGDTFAGTVKVKLGPISLLYKGTGEFLEKDEAARKVVIKASGKDARGGGTAAATVTLTLTERDGGTHGAVATDLAITGRPAQFGRGLISEVGGKILDTFAGNLAASLETPAEAAPAEKPEEKPAAGAPVAAENPAEKAAGKPAAEEKPAAEEKPHLRSVPAGGATGETEAIDLLDYAGQSVAKRLAPVAAGAVVLLIVLAIVRKLRRR is encoded by the coding sequence GTGCGGCTCGACCACGAATTCACCGTCCCCGCCCCGATCGGGGAGGTCTGGCAGGCCGTCATCGACCCGGAGCGGGTCGCCCCGTGCATGCCGGGGGCCTCGCTCACCAAGGTGGAGGGGGACACCTTCGCGGGCACGGTGAAGGTCAAGCTGGGGCCGATTTCGCTGCTGTACAAGGGAACCGGCGAGTTCCTGGAGAAGGACGAGGCGGCGCGCAAGGTCGTCATCAAGGCGTCCGGCAAGGACGCCCGCGGCGGCGGCACCGCGGCGGCGACGGTCACCCTCACGCTCACCGAACGCGACGGCGGCACGCACGGCGCGGTGGCCACCGACCTGGCGATCACCGGACGTCCGGCGCAGTTCGGCCGCGGCCTGATCTCCGAGGTGGGCGGCAAGATCCTCGACACTTTCGCGGGCAATCTCGCGGCCTCGCTGGAGACCCCGGCCGAAGCGGCTCCGGCGGAGAAGCCGGAAGAGAAGCCCGCGGCGGGGGCACCGGTCGCCGCGGAGAACCCCGCCGAGAAGGCCGCTGGGAAGCCCGCGGCCGAGGAGAAACCCGCCGCCGAGGAGAAACCGCATCTGCGGAGCGTGCCCGCCGGGGGCGCGACCGGCGAGACCGAGGCGATCGACCTGCTCGACTACGCGGGCCAGTCCGTCGCGAAGCGGCTCGCCCCGGTGGCCGCGGGCGCGGTCGTGCTGCTGATCGTGCTGGCCATCGTGCGGAAACTGCGCCGCCGCTGA
- a CDS encoding diguanylate cyclase, whose protein sequence is MWAVARRRWIGYAMACEAVAVALTATGLATGFGGPVQFSSFGVLVGLGVAQAEMSRRIERLRRWMSGQTHINVTSVWYLAGAFLLPPAWVALLALVLYLHLWLRVWRHVRTRPAHRFAASTAWAMLSCFAASAVLTIGGLDQARLDTAYGVLALALAAAVFELVNVVLVATGIYLYTNSRSPADLIGTWEDNAFELATLCLGGLVALAFVHQPVLAVFVLPPLLLLHRYLLLKQQLQVAVVTDEKTGLLNTAGWHELATREFTRARRRGAGSGFAVLMIDLDHFKRINDTYGHLTGDEVLAAVAVAIEASVRQSDTVGRFGGEEFVVLLPATGGTDVLGIAERVRVAVGELTVSVGGPLRISGLSVSVGVACYPQAGTTLDEVLRSADAALYRAKDAGRNRVAV, encoded by the coding sequence ATGTGGGCGGTCGCGCGACGGCGGTGGATCGGCTACGCGATGGCGTGCGAGGCCGTCGCCGTGGCGCTCACGGCGACGGGTCTCGCGACCGGGTTCGGCGGACCGGTGCAGTTCAGTTCGTTCGGCGTGCTCGTGGGGCTCGGTGTCGCGCAGGCCGAAATGTCGCGGCGGATCGAGCGGCTGCGGCGGTGGATGAGCGGGCAGACGCACATCAACGTCACGTCCGTCTGGTACCTCGCCGGTGCGTTCCTCCTTCCGCCGGCGTGGGTCGCGTTGCTGGCATTGGTGCTGTACCTGCATCTGTGGCTGCGCGTGTGGCGACACGTGCGTACGCGGCCCGCGCATCGCTTCGCGGCGAGTACCGCGTGGGCGATGCTGTCGTGCTTCGCGGCGTCGGCGGTGTTGACCATCGGCGGCCTGGATCAAGCGCGGCTCGACACTGCGTACGGCGTCCTCGCGCTCGCCTTAGCGGCAGCTGTCTTCGAGTTGGTGAACGTCGTCCTCGTGGCGACGGGCATCTACCTGTACACGAACAGCCGCTCGCCCGCAGACCTCATCGGCACTTGGGAGGACAACGCCTTCGAGCTGGCGACGCTCTGTCTCGGCGGGCTCGTCGCGCTGGCCTTCGTCCACCAGCCGGTGCTGGCGGTGTTCGTGCTGCCGCCGTTGCTGTTGCTGCACCGCTATCTCTTGCTGAAGCAGCAGTTGCAGGTAGCGGTCGTGACCGACGAGAAGACCGGTCTGCTCAACACCGCGGGCTGGCACGAACTGGCGACTCGCGAATTCACCCGGGCCCGGCGGCGCGGGGCGGGCAGCGGGTTCGCCGTGCTCATGATCGATCTGGACCATTTCAAACGCATCAACGACACGTACGGGCACCTCACCGGCGACGAGGTGCTGGCCGCGGTGGCCGTGGCGATCGAGGCTTCGGTGCGGCAAAGCGACACTGTCGGCCGGTTCGGCGGCGAGGAATTCGTGGTCCTGCTGCCCGCGACCGGCGGCACCGACGTGCTCGGGATCGCCGAACGGGTTCGGGTCGCGGTGGGGGAGCTGACCGTCTCGGTGGGGGGTCCGCTGCGGATCAGCGGACTCTCCGTGTCGGTCGGGGTCGCCTGTTATCCGCAGGCGGGCACCACGCTCGACGAGGTGCTGCGGTCCGCCGACGCCGCGCTGTACCGGGCGAAGGACGCCGGCCGGAACCGGGTGGCGGTCTGA
- a CDS encoding NAD(P)-binding domain-containing protein, whose translation MSTADHETDVVVVGAGQAGLSAAYHLRRAGFANESGFVVLDHGKRAGGAWQYRWPSLVVGKVHGIHDLPGMAFGTPDPTRPASEAVSEYFARFEKTYDLPVHRPVDVTAVRRAGERLVVESPAETWAARAVISATGTWDRPFWPRYPGSFAGRQLHTADYRGAEEFRDQRVVVVGGGTSAVQLLLEIGPVARSTVWVTRRPPVWREEEFSEEWGRMAVAKVDQRVRAGLPPESVVSVTDLPVTPQVLAGRAAGYLDRRPMFSRLVPDGVVWEGGGFEPADIILWATGFRASIDHLAPLHLRTPGGGIRMDGTRVVAEPRLHLVGYGPSASTVGANRAGRAAVQEVRRLLQS comes from the coding sequence ATGAGCACTGCGGATCACGAGACCGACGTCGTGGTGGTCGGGGCCGGGCAGGCCGGGCTGTCGGCGGCGTATCACCTGCGCCGGGCCGGGTTCGCCAACGAAAGCGGGTTCGTCGTGCTCGACCACGGCAAACGCGCGGGCGGGGCGTGGCAGTACCGGTGGCCGTCGCTGGTCGTCGGCAAGGTGCACGGGATCCACGACCTGCCGGGGATGGCGTTCGGCACCCCGGATCCGACGCGTCCGGCGAGCGAAGCCGTGTCGGAGTACTTCGCGCGCTTCGAGAAGACGTATGACTTGCCGGTGCACCGTCCGGTCGACGTGACCGCGGTGCGGCGCGCGGGGGAGCGGCTGGTGGTCGAATCGCCCGCGGAAACGTGGGCGGCGCGCGCGGTGATCAGCGCGACCGGGACGTGGGACCGGCCGTTCTGGCCGCGGTACCCCGGCAGCTTCGCCGGACGGCAGCTGCACACCGCGGATTACCGCGGCGCGGAGGAGTTTCGCGACCAGCGCGTGGTGGTCGTCGGCGGCGGGACGTCGGCGGTCCAGCTGCTGCTGGAGATCGGTCCGGTCGCCCGCTCGACGGTGTGGGTGACGCGGCGTCCGCCGGTGTGGCGCGAGGAAGAGTTCAGCGAGGAGTGGGGCCGCATGGCGGTGGCGAAGGTCGACCAGCGGGTGCGGGCCGGGCTGCCGCCGGAGAGCGTCGTGAGCGTGACGGACCTGCCGGTGACTCCGCAGGTGCTCGCCGGTCGGGCGGCCGGATATCTGGACCGGCGGCCGATGTTCTCGCGGCTGGTCCCCGACGGGGTCGTCTGGGAGGGCGGCGGTTTCGAGCCCGCGGACATCATCCTGTGGGCGACCGGATTCCGGGCGTCGATCGACCATCTGGCTCCGCTGCACCTGCGGACGCCCGGCGGCGGGATCCGGATGGACGGGACTCGGGTAGTCGCGGAGCCGCGCCTGCATCTCGTCGGGTACGGGCCTTCGGCGAGCACAGTCGGGGCGAACCGGGCCGGGCGCGCCGCGGTGCAGGAAGTCCGGCGGCTGCTGCAGAGCTGA
- a CDS encoding discoidin domain-containing protein, whose amino-acid sequence MSSSRVRSLARFALPAAAVVLLPAAVSPARDAQAAAADVLLSQGKPVSTSTLETSSLSGENAVDGNLKTRWASAVSADAQWLRVDLGQAATIHRVKLNWEAAYAKKYRIEISDDGENFKSIATITNGDGGTDDLTGLSGHGRFLRFVGTERATKYGYSLWELQAYGTPDSSGDTQPPTAPSNLAAGEIGSNSVALTWAAATDNVGVSGYEVLRDGKSVATSATTSYTDNGLSPDTDYTYTVRAKDAAGNTSPASSAVKVHTKPGTAGNTFVLAAAGDIAEQCTASSSSCIHPKTAKLVQDMNPAAVITMGDNQYDSDDVGLKLQNFKDYYDKTWGKFKSITHPIPGNHETYDDNKPFEAYEQYFGKIATPNGKRYYSWEMGNWHFIAIDSNGFVDDKDGGVLTDTDQMNWIKQDLAKNTKGCVAAYYHHPRWSSGDHGDQRGSKQLWDLFAQNKVDLILNGHDHHYERFVPQDASGKADPAGPVEIVGGMGGANPYPVHAAHPTTAKLLKDTFGVLKLTMTDNTFSEQLIGLDGKVQDSSPTYTCHN is encoded by the coding sequence GTGTCCTCGTCCCGTGTCCGAAGTCTCGCCCGGTTCGCCTTGCCGGCGGCCGCGGTGGTGCTGCTGCCCGCCGCGGTCTCGCCCGCGCGCGACGCCCAGGCCGCTGCCGCCGATGTGCTGCTGTCCCAAGGCAAACCCGTCAGCACGTCCACGCTCGAGACGTCCTCGTTGAGCGGCGAGAACGCCGTCGACGGGAATCTCAAGACCCGCTGGGCCAGTGCGGTCAGCGCCGACGCGCAGTGGCTGCGCGTCGATCTCGGGCAGGCCGCCACGATCCACCGGGTGAAGCTGAACTGGGAAGCGGCCTACGCCAAGAAGTACCGCATCGAGATCTCCGACGACGGCGAGAACTTCAAGTCGATCGCGACGATCACCAACGGCGACGGCGGCACCGACGACCTCACCGGGTTGTCCGGGCACGGCCGGTTCCTGCGCTTCGTCGGCACCGAGCGCGCCACGAAGTACGGCTATTCGCTGTGGGAGCTGCAGGCGTACGGCACGCCGGACTCGTCCGGGGACACCCAGCCGCCCACCGCTCCGTCGAACCTCGCCGCGGGCGAGATCGGCTCCAACAGCGTCGCGTTGACCTGGGCCGCGGCGACGGACAACGTCGGCGTCAGCGGGTACGAGGTGCTGCGGGACGGCAAGTCCGTCGCCACCAGCGCGACCACGTCCTACACCGACAACGGCCTCTCGCCGGACACCGACTACACCTACACCGTCCGCGCGAAGGACGCCGCCGGCAACACCTCGCCGGCCAGCAGCGCGGTCAAGGTGCATACGAAGCCGGGGACCGCGGGCAACACCTTCGTCCTCGCCGCCGCCGGCGACATCGCCGAACAGTGCACCGCCAGCAGCTCCAGCTGCATCCACCCGAAGACCGCGAAGCTCGTCCAGGACATGAACCCGGCCGCGGTAATCACGATGGGCGACAACCAGTACGACTCCGACGACGTCGGCCTGAAGCTGCAGAACTTCAAGGACTACTACGACAAGACCTGGGGCAAGTTCAAGAGCATCACGCACCCGATCCCGGGCAACCACGAGACCTACGACGACAACAAGCCGTTCGAGGCCTACGAGCAGTACTTCGGCAAGATCGCCACGCCGAACGGAAAGCGGTACTACAGCTGGGAAATGGGCAACTGGCACTTCATCGCCATCGACTCCAACGGCTTCGTCGACGACAAGGACGGCGGCGTGCTCACGGACACCGACCAGATGAACTGGATCAAGCAGGACCTGGCGAAGAACACCAAGGGCTGCGTCGCGGCGTACTACCACCACCCGCGGTGGAGCTCTGGCGACCACGGCGACCAGCGCGGCTCCAAGCAGCTGTGGGACCTGTTCGCGCAGAACAAGGTCGACCTGATCCTCAACGGCCACGACCACCACTACGAGCGGTTCGTCCCGCAGGACGCGAGCGGCAAGGCGGACCCGGCCGGCCCGGTCGAGATCGTCGGCGGCATGGGCGGGGCGAACCCGTACCCGGTCCACGCGGCGCATCCGACCACGGCGAAGCTGCTGAAGGACACCTTCGGCGTGCTGAAGCTGACGATGACTGACAACACCTTCTCCGAGCAGCTGATCGGTCTCGACGGCAAGGTCCAGGACAGCAGCCCGACCTACACCTGCCACAACTAG